TTTACGGTGGAATGGAATGGTTAAGAGAGGGGTTATGAAGTGTCGCGATTGAAGACATCAAAGGGGAAGTGGATTCTCCTCATTGCAGTCATTGCAATGGTCACTGTACTCGCCGGATGTACTCCACAAGGAGCCGGGGTTACTACGGAAGATCTGAAGAATAGTGATTCTTTTTGGCAAGCCAATGTTATTTATTGGTTCTCACTGGCGCTAGACACATTTGCCAACTGGTTTAACGGTGAATATGGACTGGCCGTCCTTGTGATGGTGTTAATTGTACGGACGTTAATCTTGCCGCTGACAATGAAGCAGGTTCGCAGCTCGAAGGCGATGCAAGCTATTCAGCCGCAGTTGAAAGAAATTCAAGCCAAGTATAAAGATACACCTGAGAAAGTACAGCAAGAAACAATGAAGTTGTTTCAGGAGAACAAAGTTAATCCGATGGCGGGTTGTCTACCACTTCTGATTCAGATGCCGATTTACATCGCACTTTATAACTCCATTTACGGAAACTCGAGTCTGAGAACACATGATTTCTTGTGGCTTCAACTCGGAGCGCCGGATCACCTGTTTATTTTGCCAGTGCTTGCTGCCATCACTACATTCGTTCAAACATGGATGATGATGCGCATGAACCCTGCACAGCAGGTTGGACCGATGCAATTCATGCTGTGGGTGTACCCGATATTGATCTTCGTTATGTCGTATCAGTTCCCGGCTGCATTGCCACTGTACTGGTTCTACAGTAACATCTACACGATCGTGCAAAACTATTTCCTTTACCGGAATAATGATAAAGTCGTGGCTGAGGTCAACGTGAAGCAGACCAGCTCTTCCAAAAATGGAAATGGAGCTAAACGCAAAAACGGTGGCAAGGCAACTGTCTCTGGAAAAGGTTCGAAAGGGGCCAAAAAATCGAAATGACCAAAGTCATTGCGTCAGGAAAAACCGTTGAAGATGCTGTAAACCAAGGATTGGCTGAGCTTGGCGTGAGCCGGGACAAGGTCGAGATACAAGTGTTAGAGCAGCCGTCAAAAGGATTCCTGGGTTTGATCGGGGTTAAGGCCGCTAAAGTGGAAGTGAAACTTCTGCCTGTGCCTGAACCTGTTTCACAGCCGATCAAGCCGGCCGCACATATACCTCAGGTTGAAGCAACCCTTGAGGGTGTGGCTGCTAAAAATCCCTATGAGGAAGCGGCTGCTTTCTTAAAAGAAGTGGCAGCAGGTATGGGACTGGATGTTGAGGTGCATATCAAAAAACAGCGGGATGGACATATCTTCAATATTGCCGGTGAAGACCTGGGCATGATTATTGGCAGACGTGGACAGACGCTGGATGCCCTTCAATATTTAACGAACATTGTAGCAAATCGTTATTCGGAAAGTTTCGTTCGCATCGTACTCGATGCAGAGAATTTCCGTCAACGTCGACGCAAGACGCTGGAGGATCTGGCTGAACGTTTGGCTGGACAGGCTATTCGCACCGGCAAAGAAGTTGTGCTGGAGCCAATGCCGCCACTCGAACGCAAAGTCATTCATGCGAAATTGCAAAATCACTCGCAGATTAAGACATACAGCAAGGGCGAGGAGCCTAATCGGCGCGTGGTCATTACGACGAAATAACACGAAATTGAAGACGCAATGGCTTCCTGCCCGGTGCAGAAGCCATTGCTTTTTTCGTACAGAAGTACTTTTCCAAAACTATAGAGCGACTTCAATAAGCCATTGTGTAACTAAACAACTGAACTATATATAGAAATTAATATAGCGTCCCGAGGGGCGCAATTTTAAAATAGAGCAAGGAGAGATAACGATGATTAGTGATACGATTACAGCGATATCAACAGCAGTCGGAGAAGCGGGTATCGCTGTAATCCGGGTGAGCGGCCCGGATGCGGTGTCGGAGACGGAGAAGATTTTTCGCAGCAAAACCCCACTAACACAGGCAGCATCCCACACGGTTCATTACGGTCATATTGTAGATCCGGGGACTGGTGAGAAGATTGAGGAAGTATTGGTTACGGTGATGCGGGCGCCACGATCCTTCACAACAGAGGATGTCGTGGAGATTAGCGCCCATGGCGGAGTGGTGTCTGTTAAACGTGTAATGGATCTGCTGTTGCAGCTGGATATTCGCCTCGCTGAACCCGGCGAGTTCACAAAGCGTGCCTTTCTCAATGGGCGGATTGATCTATCCCAGGCGGAAGGGGTCATGGATCTCATTCGTTCCAAATCCGATCGGGCTTTCTCCGTTGCACTCAAGCAAGTGGAGGGCAAATTATCGTCCAAGCTGCGCGAGCTAAGATACACACTGGTGGAGACGCTTGCTCACATCGAAGTCAATATCGATTATCCTGAGCATGATGTAGAGTCACTAACCTCTGAATTTATTAAAGAAAAATCTAGTCAGGTGATGACTGAAATTGATAAATTGCTGGTAACCGCAGAACAAGGCAAGATACTTCGTGAAGGCATCACAACCGCTATCGTAGGCCGGCCAAACGTAGGGAAGTCTTCCTTGCTCAATACGTTGGCCCAGGACAACCGCGCAATTGTAACGGACATTCCAGGTACAACGCGTGACGTCATTGAGGAATTTGTTACGATTAACAATATACCGCTCAAATTGCTCGATACGGCAGGTATCCGGGAAACGATGGATGTCGTGGAAAGAATCGGGGTGGAGCGTTCGCGCTCTGCTGTCAATGAGGCTGATCTATTATTGATGGTTATCAATGCTGCCGAGCCACTGCATGAGGACGAGATTGAATTATTGGAACAAATCCGCGGTAGACAATCCATAATTATTATGAATAAAATGGACTTAGCGCCGCAGGCGGACCGCGAAGTGCTGCTTCGTTACATCCCTGAGGAACGGCTTGTTCCGATGTCGGTGAAAGATGATTTTGGCGTGGACCGATTAGAAGATGCCATCTCGACGTTGTTCTTCAGTGGCAAGCTGGAGTCGGCCGACCTGACGTATGTCAGCAATGTGCGTCATATTGCTTTGCTCAAAAAAGCGAAGCAGTCACTTATTGATGCTTATGAAGCGGCAGAGCAGCTGATTCCTATTGATATGATCCAGATTGATGTTCGTCTGGCATGGGAGCAGCTGGGTGAGATTGTGGGCGATACAGCACATGATGCATTGATTGATCAAATTTTCTCTCAATTCTGCCTCGGAAAATAACACCTGACAAACATACCGGCTCTGAAAAGTAGTATGATAATAAAGTCCATCTGTGGGTGGTCAAAGAATCCGCGAATATGTCTGAAGTACTTATAGACTTGATGGCTTAATATAGATCGAAATGCTTTCCGTGTAGCGCGGAGAGTGTTTCATCATTTTTACAAAAAATTGATCGTTTGCATGAATTCAGGCGTGCGGCGGCAAAAAGGAGGTAAACTGGAATGGCTTTTGATGGCGGTAGTTATGATGTAATCGTCGTTGGGGCAGGACATGCTGGTGTGGAATCGGCACTGGCTGCAGCTCGTATGGGTTCGAAAACATTGATGATTACCATCAATCTGGATATGGTGGCCTTCATGCCTTGTAACCCATCTATTGGGGGACCGGCAAAAGGACATGTGGTACGTGAGATTGATGCACTTGGTGGAGAGATGGGACGGAACATCGATAAGACCTTTATTCAGATGCGAATGCTCAACACGGGTAAAGGACCTGCCGTGCATGCACTTCGTGCTCAGGCGGATAAATTCTCTTACCAGCATACGATGAAAGAAACGATGGAGAATGAACGCAACCTGACGATGCGTCAGGGCATGGTTGATCGCCTGATCGTTGAAGATGGACATTGTGTAGGTGTGGTTACTCAGACGGGTACAGAGTATCGGGCCAAAGCTGTTGTTTTGACAACAGGTACGTATCTGCGCGGTAAAGTAATTATGGGTGAGTTGATGTACGAGAGTGGTCCAAATAATCAGCAGCCTTCACTTAAGTTATCCGAACATCTGCGTGAGCTTGGTTTCGACTTGGTTCGTTTTAAAACAGGTACACCACCGCGTGTGCATAAGGATACGATTGATTTTAGCAAAACGGAAATTCAGCCAGGTGATGACGAGCCGAAGTTCTTTTCTTATGAAACGGAATCTTCCGATAATGAGCAGCTGCCCTGCTGGTTGACGTATACGTCTGTGGAGACACACCAGATTATTAATGATAATCTTCACCGTGCTCCAATGTTCTCAGGTGTTATTGAAGGTACCGGACCGCGTTATTGCCCATCGATCGAGGACAAAATTGTGCGTTTCAGCGACAAGCCGAAGCATCAGATTTTCCTGGAGCCAGAAGGCAAAAATACATCCGAATACTATGTACAAGGTCTGTCCACCAGTCTGCCAGAGGATGTTCAATTGGCGGTCCTTCGTTCAATTCCGGGTATGGAAAAAGTAGAAATGATGCGTAACGGCTACGCTATTGAATATGATGCGATGGTGCCTACACAGTTGTGGCCTTCATTGGAAACGAAACGTCTGCCAGGTCTGTTCACAGCAGGGCAGATTAATGGTACCTCCGGGTATGAAGAAGCGGCAGGACAAGGCGTAATGGCAGGCATCAATGCTGCACGTAAAGTACAGGGTAAAGAGCCTGTCGTACTTGATCGCTCCCAAGGGTACATTGGTGTACTGATTGATGATCTCGTAACCAAAGGTACGAATGAACCTTATCGTCTGCTGACTTCCCGTGCAGAATACCGTTTGTTGCTTCGTCATGATAATGCCGATATGCGTTTGACGGAAATTGGTCATGATATTGGATTGATTTCTGAAGAGCGTTACGCCAAATTCCTTGATAAAAAGGCAAAAGTAGAGCAGGAAGTTGCTCGTCTGAAGGCAGCAAAGGTTCGCCCTGTCGAAGTAAATTCGAAGCTGGAAGAGAACGGTTCTACACCGATTCAGGATGGCAGCACACTTCTGACATTGATGCGTCGCCCAGAAATTGGGTATGACTTTATTGAGCAGATCTCCCCATCCGAGGTGGCACTGACTGCAGATATGAAAGAGCAAGTGGAAATTCAAATTAAATATGCGGGTTATATTGAGAAACAATTGATCCACGTGGAACGTTTGCAAAAAATGGAGAAAAAGAAAATTCCGGATACGATTATATATGACGAAATTCATGGCCTTGCTATGGAAGCAAAGCAGAAGCTCGCTACGATTCGTCCAATCTCGATAGGACAGGCGTCCCGTATTGCCGGGGTTACACCTGCGGATATCTCCATTCTGCTGGTTTACCTGGAGCATTATAACCGTGTAACCGCAGCAAGGGGACAATAATGGACGATATTCAACAGCAGCTACAACGGCGCCTGAAGAAACATGGACTAGAGCTGGATGAACGCCAGTTGGAGCAATTCGAGTTGTATTTTCAGGAGCTGGTAGCTTGGAATGAGAAGATGAATCTAACCGGGATTACCGAACGTGAACAAGTATATACAAAGCATTTCTATGATTCGGTATCGCTGGCATTCTATACAGATATGTCGAAGGTAAACAAACTTGCAGACATTGGTTCAGGGGCTGGTTTCCCAGGACTACCGCTTAAAATTTGTTTTCCGCATATCAAGCTGACCATCATTGACTCGCTAAATAAACGTATCGGCTTTCTGCAGCATGTTGTGGATACACTTGGCTTGACCGATGTGGAATTGATTCATGGACGTGCGGAGGAACTTGGACGCAAAGAAGGATATCGTGACAGCTACGACCTCGTTACTGCGCGTGCCGTTGCTAAGCTAGCGGTGCTTAACGAATTCTGTTTGCCATTTGTTCGCAAAAGCGGATTATTCGCTGCAATGAAGGGCGGAGACCCGCGCGAAGAAATGAAGGAAGCTGAATTCAGCTTTAACCAGCTGAAAGGACGGGTAAAAGCAGTTCATCCGTTCCAGCTACCTGTTGAAGAATCGACACGTCATATCATTCTGATTCAGAAGTTTGATAAGACACCATTTAAATATCCACGTAAACCAGGAACACCATTAAAAACACCTTTGGTATAGTTCTTGGCGCTCAACGTGTGTATGTATTAAAACTGTAAGATGATCATTCTTCGTTTATTTAATGAAGAACTTTCAATAAGAGGAAAGAGGATGTTTCACGTGAAACATCCTCTTTTTTTTTGATTTTTTTATCTAGGCTTAGATAGCATCTACATTATTCCGATCACATAGAGCAGAGAAAAACGGAATCGATAATATTTATTTTGGCGTAGAAGTTTTCTTGATGAAAAACTATTTTTCTTGTTACAGCTATTCTTGAATGAAGGTCATTGACTTATGGATAGAGGAAGAGCATCGGTAATACTAATAGCTATAGAATAGGAAGACACGAAGGAAGGGGTTTTTCTGCTACTGAGTTTGTTATGTGAAAAACCATTTTACAGGGTATCCAACGAATACATAACGCAGCTACTATGAGCAGGTCATGTCTACAAAGATTCTCTATATCTTATTGTGTCCAAGCAGTCATATGGCTAATGTTCATGAAGAAAAAGCAGGAAAATTAGGAGAGTTTAAAGAATAGGTAAACATAGGATTATGGAACAAAAGATGATAGAATAGAAGTATCCGGTCCTGGATTACAGCGATCATAGATTATATGTATAGATAGATTTTTTGAGCATGATTGTATAGGCTACAGAAAGCGTCATGGAAGGCAAAACTTATTCGAAGAACGACAGCATTTGGACGGGTCGCATATTGAATAAGAAGCACCTGCACCTTGCGGGAGCTATTACGAAACTAGGTGGTAATATACGGAATGAAAGAACAATTTTCGAAGTTGTTTGGTTTGGCGGAGCGCAATAACGGAGATGAGATTAAACAAATTCCGGTCAATGAAATTGTGAGCAGCCCATATCAGCCCCGTACTATTTTTGATGATGATAAAATTGATGAGTTGTTGCAGACGATCAAGACACATGGCGTAATACAGCCGATTGTCGTCCGCGTACGAAATGGATCATATGAAATTATCGCCGGGGAACGTCGCTGGCGTGCAGTTCGAAAACTTGGTTTGGATCATATTCCGGCCATTGTACGTGAATTCAACGACTCTCAGGCAGCGTCCATCGCATTGATCGAAAACCTGCAGCGTGAAGGACTCACTTCCATTGAAGAGGCTGTCGCTTATCAGAAATTGATTGACCTGCACCAACTTACACAGGAAAGTCTTGCGCAGCGATTAGGCAAAAGCCAGTCGACGATCGCCAACAAAATCCGGTTGTTACAGCTTCCGGAGGGCATTAAGACAGCTTTGATGGAACGTAAGATCTCGGAGCGTCATGCCAGAGCTTTGCTTTCGTTGGATACGGAAGAGTTGCAAATGAAATTGCTCGGCGAGATTATTGATAAAGAGTTGAATGTAAAACAAACGGAAGCGCGGGTTGCCTTTTACAAGGAAGCCTCGAAGATCAAAAAATCCAGACGTATCTCCTTCACGAAGGACGTTAGACTTGCACTTAATACGATTCGTCAATCTATTGATATGGTATCGGGCTCCGGTCTAGACATCAAAACCAAGGAAGCGGACCATGAGGACCATTACGAGATCGTTATCCATATCCCGAAACGCAAATGATTGAAGCTTAAGGCGGCAATGGGCCGCTTTTTCTGTCTATAAAGTTGAGAGTGGCATGAACAGCGTAGAATAGCACCATGAAGAAACGGTAGTTGATGTTTGTGTGGATGATAGCCACCTGCTTTTTGTTAACTGTAGCTCACAACCTACAAGAAAAGACTCCTATTTTATTTGAGGTGAAGTAATTGTCTAAGATTATGGCCGTAGCAAATCAAAAGGGCGGTGTGGGGAAAACGACGACATCTGTTAACTTGGGTGCAGGACTGGCTTCGCTCGGGAAAAGGGTGCTGCTAGTCGATATTGACCCCCAGGGGAATACAACCAGCGGAGTCGGAATCAACAAAGCAGATGTGGCCAATTGTATATATGATGTCATCATTAATGAAGTTCCCCCTCAGGAAGCGATTGTGGAAACTCAGATTGAAGGCCTTCATATCATACCTGCAACGATTCAGCTTGCCGGAGCCGAGATTGAACTGGTATCCACGATATCACGGGAAGTTCGCCTGAAAAAATCACTCGCCATGGTGAAAAAAAACTATGATTACATACTGATCGATTGTCCACCTTCCCTAGGCATGTTAACGATCAACTCGTTGACAGCTTCCGATTCGGTGATCATTCCGATACAGTGTGAGTATTATGCGCTCGAAGGGTTGAGCCAATTGCTCAACACGGTTCGTTTGGTGCAGAAGCATCTGAATACATCCCTGCAGATTGAAGGGGTATTGCTAACGATGTTTGACGCTCGTACGAATCTGGGCATTCAAGTCATTGAAGAAGTGAAGAAGTATTTTCAACAAAAGGTGTATCAGACCATTATTCCGCGCAATGTGCGGCTTAGTGAGGCACCTTCTCATGGTCAGTCTATCATTACGTATGATCCTCGATCCCGAGGGGCTGAAGTTTATTTAGAGCTCGCAAAGGAAGTGATTTCTTATGAGTAAGCGGCTTGGAAAAGGTCTTGATGCCCTCATTCCTTCGCTTTCAATTAATGACGATGATAAAGTCGTAGAAATCCCGATAAGTCAACTGCGGGCTAACCCTTACCAACCTCGTAAAGTATTTGATGAGGATGCAATACATGAACTCGCTGAATCCATCCGTCAACATGGTGTTATACAACCTATTATTGTACGTCCTGTTTTGAGAGGTTATGAGATCATTGCTGGTGAACGGCGTTTCAGAGCGTCCCAATATTGCGGTAATGCCACTGTGCCTGCCGTCGTTCGTAATTTCAGTGATCAGCAGGTTATGGAGATTGCTTTAATCGAGAACCTGCAGCGGGAGAATCTGAATGCGATGGAGGTTGCAGTTGCTTATCAGGGACTGATGGACCAATTCGGATTAACCCAAGAAGAACTCTCCGTAAAGGTAGGTAAGTCACGTTCTCACATCGCTAACTTCCTCCGTTTGTTATCATTGCCGGAAGAAGTGAAGGATCATGTTTCACGTGGAACATTGTCAATGGGACATGCACGTGCTATCGTCGGTGTTAAAGATGAGAGCCTTGTGAAGCAGCTGGCAAAACAAACCATTGATCAGCAATGGAGTGTACGTGAACTGGAAGAGGCTGTTCAACAATTGGATCGTTCCAAAACGGGTGAAGCGAAAGCCAAATCCAAGTTAAAGAAAAAAGATCCATTTATTGACACATTGGAAGAATCTTTACGTGAACGGTTCAAAACAACGGTGAAAATTAAGCATAACAAAGATAAAGGCAAAATTGAGCTCAACTACTACAGCAAACAAGATCTGGAGCGACTGTTGGAACTGTTACAATAATAGTCATGATTCCAAGATCGATGAACAACATGCGGGGCTTTTTCATGTGATGACATATCGCCTCTGTACCATGGAGAAACGATATGTCATTGTTTGTTTATAGGGATGTTTATAGGGAATTCACTCAGACAGAACGATCAATTAGGGACAGAGGTGGTCATGAGGTGGAGGGAGTTATCTATCTGGATCATGCAGCGACATCTTGGCCTAAGCCACCTGCTGTCGGGGAAGCCATGATGAAGGCTCTGGATGTGGCAGGGGCGAACCCGGGCAGAGGCAGTCATCGAATGGCTGTACAGGCGAGCCGAGTTTTATTTGGTGCCAGAAAAGCGATATCCACTCTTTTGGGTGTTCGTAATGCCAATGATATTGCTTTGGGTTCTAATACCACAGAAGCTTTGAATCTAGCTATTCAAGGGTGGTTAAGAGAAGGCGACCACGTCATTGCTACGATGGCTGAACATAATTCAGTAAGACGGCCTCTGGAGTACATGCGCAGATCTCGTAATGTAGAGGTTGATTATGTACCTGTTAATGCTGCCGGGCAGATCGATCTGGTCCAATTCGCACGGTTGTTTCGTTCCAATACAAGATTGGTTGTCTGCACGCATAGTTCGAACCTGCTGGGGAGTATTCTGCCCATTGGTGAAATTGCGCTGATGTGTCAAAAACATCAGGTGACGTTGCTTGTTGACGCTGCTCAAAGTGCTGGAATTATTCCTGTGGATGTGAAGCAGCTTGGGATCGATATGCTTGCCTTTCCAGGGCATAAAGGACTGTTGGGACCGCAGGGAACGGGTGGGCTGTACATCGCTCCTGAGCTGGATGTGCAACCACTGCTTCACGGAGGGACAGGAAGCCAATCCGAGGCGATTGAGCAGCCTCTTGTTCGTCCTGATCGTTATGAGGCGGGTACGCCGAATACCGTGGGTATAGCAGGTTTGGCAGCGGGAGTGCAGCATGTGCTTGAACTGACGCCTGAATTCATATATAAACAGGAGTGGGATTTGACTCAGCATATGATGGATGGGTTATCATCAGTACATGGGATTCGAATGCTTGGTCCTGAAATTGGACAGGCTCGTACCGGATTGTTATCCTTTACTGTTGAAGGATATGATTCGGCTCAACTCGCATTTCAATTAGATCGAAATTATGGCATTGCTGTGCGTTCAGGTTTTCATTGCACACCTCTTGCACATGAGTCGGCTGGAACCACGGCAAGTGGGGCTGTCAGAGCGAGTGTGGGGTATAGTACATCAAGAGAAGATGTCGATGCGTTGATCGAAGCGGTTATCGAGTTAACAGCATCGAAATCGGTATAAATCAGCTCGAATAAAACATGAATTTCAATGGCTTGAAGAAGCAAAAAGCAAAAGAGGCAAGAGGCCAAAACGAGTGATTAACCGTATGGGTTACCTGGTGAATAATAAGGGTATGCTTGAGGGTTACATTAGAGTGTTTGGATGATTTTAATTGGCTGAAATGGATCGATGATTGGAGTACGTTTGAAGCTACAAACGTTAACCTGAACAAACCAACAGAGGGGTAGTTGCACTACATGGCTGAATTAAATGAGCTGATTCTGGAACAGCTGATATGGATTATTGGCGGCATGGCATTACTTTTGGTGATTTTGCTTATCATAAGTATTGCTCAGGCCGCAAAGCTACGGAAGTTTAAACGGAAATATGAGGCCATGATGGCTGGCAGTGGAGTGGAAGATCTGGAGTCGCTGTTAATCAATCTGAAAATTCAGATGGACAGCATTGAGGATGAGCATACACTGCAAACGGATCAGTTACAGGCTGTCATGCAGAAGCTGACCCGTATTCAGGGGAAAGTGGGCGTGAAACGGTACAACGCTTATGGGGAGCTTGGCAGTGACCTAAGTTTCTCCATGGCGATGGTTAACGATAGCCAGGACGGTATGGTACTCACCGGTATCTATAATCGAGATGGTTCCTATGTATATGCCAAACCTCTTAAAGGGGGAGAGTCCACGTATACTCTTTCCCCTGAGGAAAAGGAAGCCATTACTCTGGCACAGCAAGCAGAGTAGAACGGGTATGCCATTCGCGAATGGCGGAGTAGAGACTGCTGGATATAATCTCGGACATGCGCATGACGAGACTGAGACGTGTGTTCTGCAAAACAAAGTATTCCATAAAGCCGCCGACGTTAACGATACCTGTAAGATGGATATCGCCGACCGGCGGTAATTCTTTATTTACACCCGCTCCTGGTTTGAGCGGTCCATTCACGACCTGGATACATCCAACACTCGAAGACTGTCCGAGACAGGCATCAATGCCGATCACATAAGGGTTGTGATGTGTGGTGTGTATTTTGTGTAGGGTGTCCTGCAGGTTCATTGCATGTACGGGTTCATCCAATGTGCCATAGAGATGGAATAGAGGGCTGTCCCACTTGGCAAGCGACGAGCCGACGAGTGGACCAAGACAGTCCCCCGTAGAGCGATCTGTACCGATACAGACGACAACTACATTTTGCAAAGAATGGGCTTTATAGAGATGAAACATTAAACGATGAATAATGGCTGAGTGAATGCCTGGATCTGTATGTGGGATTTTCAGGCTAGCCATGTCTTGAGATGAGAAGGAATGTGAAATGGGATTCATAGGATCTATCCTTTCCCTTGGAGATAGTAGTAACAGTATATGGAAGGATAGAACGTTTTATACTTCGTGGGGACAAGCTTTTTCAAAGGGATGAATGTAATGTGAAAGGGGCCGGACATGGACGAGTGGATTGATGATTGGATGCTGATTGCTTTTGATTCCACCCAGCAGGCGCTGCGGGCAGAAATGCTGCTGGAGTTTGCCGAGATTGAGATCGACTTATTTCCTACCCCGAAAGAGATCACAGCGGGCTGTGCTCTATGTATTCAGTTTCCAAAAGAAGATCTGGAGAGAGTGAAGCAGATCATTCGTAACGAATTTGTGGAGATCCGTGGCCTCTATTTCAAAACCGCTGACAGCTATGATAACATACCCATGTAGAGGAGGTTTGATCTATGTTGCCATTTAAGTTTGCTCAGAATGATACTAGCCCGGATGTGAAAGAAACAATAAATAGTGCAGTTCGCTGGACAGACCGATTATGGGATAAAGTCGCTGATGCAGATATGTGGTTTAATATTCTGTTCAGTTCGATCCGCATCGTTATTATTTTCATTATTACGCGTATTGTGATTAAGATTGTATCACGTATTATAGATCGC
Above is a window of Paenibacillus sp. E222 DNA encoding:
- a CDS encoding YidC/Oxa1 family membrane protein insertase, whose translation is MSRLKTSKGKWILLIAVIAMVTVLAGCTPQGAGVTTEDLKNSDSFWQANVIYWFSLALDTFANWFNGEYGLAVLVMVLIVRTLILPLTMKQVRSSKAMQAIQPQLKEIQAKYKDTPEKVQQETMKLFQENKVNPMAGCLPLLIQMPIYIALYNSIYGNSSLRTHDFLWLQLGAPDHLFILPVLAAITTFVQTWMMMRMNPAQQVGPMQFMLWVYPILIFVMSYQFPAALPLYWFYSNIYTIVQNYFLYRNNDKVVAEVNVKQTSSSKNGNGAKRKNGGKATVSGKGSKGAKKSK
- the jag gene encoding RNA-binding cell elongation regulator Jag/EloR, which codes for MTKVIASGKTVEDAVNQGLAELGVSRDKVEIQVLEQPSKGFLGLIGVKAAKVEVKLLPVPEPVSQPIKPAAHIPQVEATLEGVAAKNPYEEAAAFLKEVAAGMGLDVEVHIKKQRDGHIFNIAGEDLGMIIGRRGQTLDALQYLTNIVANRYSESFVRIVLDAENFRQRRRKTLEDLAERLAGQAIRTGKEVVLEPMPPLERKVIHAKLQNHSQIKTYSKGEEPNRRVVITTK
- the mnmE gene encoding tRNA uridine-5-carboxymethylaminomethyl(34) synthesis GTPase MnmE; amino-acid sequence: MISDTITAISTAVGEAGIAVIRVSGPDAVSETEKIFRSKTPLTQAASHTVHYGHIVDPGTGEKIEEVLVTVMRAPRSFTTEDVVEISAHGGVVSVKRVMDLLLQLDIRLAEPGEFTKRAFLNGRIDLSQAEGVMDLIRSKSDRAFSVALKQVEGKLSSKLRELRYTLVETLAHIEVNIDYPEHDVESLTSEFIKEKSSQVMTEIDKLLVTAEQGKILREGITTAIVGRPNVGKSSLLNTLAQDNRAIVTDIPGTTRDVIEEFVTINNIPLKLLDTAGIRETMDVVERIGVERSRSAVNEADLLLMVINAAEPLHEDEIELLEQIRGRQSIIIMNKMDLAPQADREVLLRYIPEERLVPMSVKDDFGVDRLEDAISTLFFSGKLESADLTYVSNVRHIALLKKAKQSLIDAYEAAEQLIPIDMIQIDVRLAWEQLGEIVGDTAHDALIDQIFSQFCLGK
- the mnmG gene encoding tRNA uridine-5-carboxymethylaminomethyl(34) synthesis enzyme MnmG produces the protein MAFDGGSYDVIVVGAGHAGVESALAAARMGSKTLMITINLDMVAFMPCNPSIGGPAKGHVVREIDALGGEMGRNIDKTFIQMRMLNTGKGPAVHALRAQADKFSYQHTMKETMENERNLTMRQGMVDRLIVEDGHCVGVVTQTGTEYRAKAVVLTTGTYLRGKVIMGELMYESGPNNQQPSLKLSEHLRELGFDLVRFKTGTPPRVHKDTIDFSKTEIQPGDDEPKFFSYETESSDNEQLPCWLTYTSVETHQIINDNLHRAPMFSGVIEGTGPRYCPSIEDKIVRFSDKPKHQIFLEPEGKNTSEYYVQGLSTSLPEDVQLAVLRSIPGMEKVEMMRNGYAIEYDAMVPTQLWPSLETKRLPGLFTAGQINGTSGYEEAAGQGVMAGINAARKVQGKEPVVLDRSQGYIGVLIDDLVTKGTNEPYRLLTSRAEYRLLLRHDNADMRLTEIGHDIGLISEERYAKFLDKKAKVEQEVARLKAAKVRPVEVNSKLEENGSTPIQDGSTLLTLMRRPEIGYDFIEQISPSEVALTADMKEQVEIQIKYAGYIEKQLIHVERLQKMEKKKIPDTIIYDEIHGLAMEAKQKLATIRPISIGQASRIAGVTPADISILLVYLEHYNRVTAARGQ
- the rsmG gene encoding 16S rRNA (guanine(527)-N(7))-methyltransferase RsmG, with the protein product MDDIQQQLQRRLKKHGLELDERQLEQFELYFQELVAWNEKMNLTGITEREQVYTKHFYDSVSLAFYTDMSKVNKLADIGSGAGFPGLPLKICFPHIKLTIIDSLNKRIGFLQHVVDTLGLTDVELIHGRAEELGRKEGYRDSYDLVTARAVAKLAVLNEFCLPFVRKSGLFAAMKGGDPREEMKEAEFSFNQLKGRVKAVHPFQLPVEESTRHIILIQKFDKTPFKYPRKPGTPLKTPLV
- the noc gene encoding nucleoid occlusion protein is translated as MKEQFSKLFGLAERNNGDEIKQIPVNEIVSSPYQPRTIFDDDKIDELLQTIKTHGVIQPIVVRVRNGSYEIIAGERRWRAVRKLGLDHIPAIVREFNDSQAASIALIENLQREGLTSIEEAVAYQKLIDLHQLTQESLAQRLGKSQSTIANKIRLLQLPEGIKTALMERKISERHARALLSLDTEELQMKLLGEIIDKELNVKQTEARVAFYKEASKIKKSRRISFTKDVRLALNTIRQSIDMVSGSGLDIKTKEADHEDHYEIVIHIPKRK
- a CDS encoding ParA family protein, translated to MSKIMAVANQKGGVGKTTTSVNLGAGLASLGKRVLLVDIDPQGNTTSGVGINKADVANCIYDVIINEVPPQEAIVETQIEGLHIIPATIQLAGAEIELVSTISREVRLKKSLAMVKKNYDYILIDCPPSLGMLTINSLTASDSVIIPIQCEYYALEGLSQLLNTVRLVQKHLNTSLQIEGVLLTMFDARTNLGIQVIEEVKKYFQQKVYQTIIPRNVRLSEAPSHGQSIITYDPRSRGAEVYLELAKEVISYE
- a CDS encoding ParB/RepB/Spo0J family partition protein, giving the protein MSKRLGKGLDALIPSLSINDDDKVVEIPISQLRANPYQPRKVFDEDAIHELAESIRQHGVIQPIIVRPVLRGYEIIAGERRFRASQYCGNATVPAVVRNFSDQQVMEIALIENLQRENLNAMEVAVAYQGLMDQFGLTQEELSVKVGKSRSHIANFLRLLSLPEEVKDHVSRGTLSMGHARAIVGVKDESLVKQLAKQTIDQQWSVRELEEAVQQLDRSKTGEAKAKSKLKKKDPFIDTLEESLRERFKTTVKIKHNKDKGKIELNYYSKQDLERLLELLQ